One segment of Primulina tabacum isolate GXHZ01 chromosome 14, ASM2559414v2, whole genome shotgun sequence DNA contains the following:
- the LOC142524667 gene encoding glycosyltransferase family 92 protein RCOM_0530710-like — protein MDSSDQRRKRKRVLRQPYPPFYCPSYMLSVRFLAVCFGFLSFLYILISIVPFNSSAFRPVLVVSSLSLLSSSSSRTVKSVQDFDSFLFPWKIEDRVLFPDHVLLFVSGVKEGGLMKKIDVEGLECVYREIGSDYVVKGVISVDEFDELRSIVRCPLPSMNYSALVTLRVSSKNGILKEENNGFLVNNRTLNSWEKLAYSATLDGDTVVLFVKGLNLRGNKDSDPSLFSCHFGLGKWERNETFTLTTKALSAAQEVVRCPLPRSLGNNPIKANGIQVTIGVTPRIRGRAYKRLIVPSIAKITDFGSEGKKRKEGKYKLCACTMVWNQASSIREWIMYHSWLGVERWFVYDNNSDDGIDEVIQELDRDNYNVTRHVWPWIKTQEAGFSMCALRAKDECDWVSFMDVDEYFYFPYSTTKRHRLENLGYAGQHSLRMLVANVSSTSPTIAEIRTSCHSFGPSGLSTAPSQGLTVGYTCRLQSPERHKSIIRPDALDATLLNVVHHFRLKKGFRYLNLPLSTVIVNHYKYQVWEVFRAKFYRRVATYVADWQESQKEGSRDRAPGLGTEAIEPPDWPQKFCEVWDTGLRDFVLSNLADLSTGLLPWESRYALSG, from the coding sequence ATGGATTCATCAGATCAACGCAGGAAGAGAAAGAGAGTTCTCAGACAACCTTATCCACCCTTCTATTGTCCTTCGTACATGTTGTCCGTACGATTTCTTGCGGTGTGCTTCGGTTTCCTTTCctttctttatattttaatcAGTATTGTTCCCTTTAATTCTTCAGCTTTTCGCCCTGTTTTAGTGGTTTCGAGCTTATCTTTATTGTCTTCTAGTAGTTCAAGAACTGTTAAGTCAGTTCAAGATTTTGATAGTTTCTTATTTCCTTGGAAAATAGAGGACAGGGTGTTGTTCCCTGATCATGTTTTATTGTTTGTGAGTGGTGTAAAGGAAGGTGGGTTGATGAAAAAGATTGATGTTGAGGGATTGGAGTGTGTTTATCGTGAAATTGGAAGCGATTATGTGGTGAAAGGGGTGATTTCTGTGGATGAATTTGATGAACTTCGGTCAATTGTGAGGTGCCCTCTTCCATCTATGAATTATTCAGCTTTGGTAACTTTGAGGGTAAGTAGTAAAAATGGAATCTTGAAAGAAGAAAATAATGGGTTTTTGGTTAATAATCGGACTCTGAATTCTTGGGAAAAATTGGCGTATTCAGCTACTTTGGATGGGGATACAGTTGTGTTGTTTGTGAAAGGGTTGAATTTAAGGGGAAATAAGGACTCTGATCCAAGCCTATTTAGTTGTCATTTTGGGTTAGGGAAATGGGAAAGGAATGAGACGTTTACCCTCACGACGAAGGCTTTGAGCGCTGCTCAAGAAGTGGTGAGATGTCCTTTGCCACGTAGTCTTGGAAACAATCCTATTAAGGCTAACGGTATTCAAGTCACTATTGGAGTGACACCCCGTATCCGCGGTCGAGCTTACAAGCGTTTAATTGTCCCATCTATTGCCAAGATTACAGACTTTGGATCCGAGGGTAAGAAGAGAAAGGAGGGAAAATACAAGCTCTGTGCGTGTACAATGGTGTGGAACCAAGCTTCATCCATACGTGAATGGATTATGTATCATTCTTGGCTTGGAGTGGAAAGATGGTTCGTATATGATAACAATAGTGATGATGGTATCGATGAAGTTATTCAAGAACTCGATCGTGACAATTACAATGTAACCAGGCATGTATGGCCATGGATCAAGACTCAAGAAGCTGGATTCTCAATGTGTGCTTTGCGAGCAAAAGATGAATGTGATTGGGTTTCTTTCATGGACGTAGATGAATACTTCTACTTCCCATACTCGACGACTAAGCGCCATAGATTAGAAAATTTAGGGTATGCTGGTCAGCATTCTCTTCGCATGTTGGTGGCAAACGTGTCATCTACATCACCTACAATTGCAGAGATCAGGACATCTTGCCATAGTTTCGGACCTTCTGGGTTGAGTACAGCACCATCACAAGGTCTCACCGTAGGTTACACTTGCCGCCTTCAAAGTCCGGAGAGGCATAAATCCATTATCAGACCAGATGCGCTAGACGCAACGTTACTTAATGTGGTGCACCATTTTCGTTTAAAGAAGGGATTTAGATACCTGAATTTACCTCTGAGTACAGTCATAGTAAACCACTACAAATATCAAGTGTGGGAGGTTTTTAGAGCAAAGTTTTATAGAAGAGTTGCTACTTATGTCGCCGACTGGCAAGAAAGTCAGAAAGAAGGTTCAAGAGATAGAGCTCCTGGTTTAGGAACCGAGGCGATTGAGCCGCCCGACTGGCCTCAGAAGTTTTGCGAAGTTTGGGACACCGGGCTACGAGATTTTGTTTTGTCGAATTTGGCTGATCTGTCGACCGGTTTGTTGCCATGGGAGTCACGTTATGCTTTGTCTGGCTGA